Proteins from a single region of Tumebacillus amylolyticus:
- a CDS encoding LysR family transcriptional regulator has protein sequence MDDRDWLILKTLYEKKNITKTAQTLYTAQPTLTKRIQQMEREFNVTLVQRGTRGVQFTPEGEYLAKCADEMLDRLQQIKEHALNLNQEVMGTLRLGVSNYISKHKLPRLLKLFRERFPHVDFKVSTGWSRDVFQLVYNQDVHVGIVRGDYQWPDAKKLLFQEGICVASQNPIDLQDLPSHPRIEYEMDALMKSIIDNWWSRTFAHPPLIGMEVDKGDTCKEMVIHGLGYGILSSALIEHHPDLHRIEVTNDRGEPIVRDTWMFYHHTTLETKLVHEFVKFVESIDFTKDL, from the coding sequence ATGGACGACCGCGACTGGCTGATCTTAAAAACACTCTACGAAAAAAAGAACATCACCAAAACCGCACAAACCCTCTACACCGCACAACCGACCCTCACCAAACGAATTCAACAAATGGAGCGCGAGTTCAACGTAACCCTCGTGCAACGCGGAACACGCGGTGTTCAATTCACACCCGAGGGCGAATATCTGGCGAAGTGCGCCGATGAGATGTTGGATCGCTTGCAGCAGATCAAGGAGCATGCGCTGAACTTGAACCAGGAAGTGATGGGAACGCTTCGATTGGGCGTTTCCAACTATATTTCCAAGCATAAGTTGCCGCGTCTGCTGAAACTCTTTCGCGAGCGCTTTCCCCATGTCGATTTCAAAGTCTCGACGGGCTGGAGTCGAGATGTATTCCAACTCGTCTACAACCAAGACGTCCACGTCGGCATCGTCCGCGGCGACTACCAATGGCCGGATGCCAAAAAGCTCCTGTTCCAAGAGGGCATCTGCGTCGCCTCTCAAAACCCGATCGACCTCCAAGACCTCCCCTCGCATCCCCGGATCGAATACGAAATGGACGCCCTCATGAAGTCGATCATCGACAACTGGTGGAGCCGCACGTTCGCCCACCCGCCGCTGATCGGCATGGAAGTGGACAAAGGCGATACCTGCAAGGAAATGGTGATCCACGGTCTCGGCTACGGCATCCTCTCGAGTGCGCTGATCGAACATCATCCCGACCTGCACCGCATCGAAGTCACAAACGACCGAGGAGAGCCGATCGTGCGCGACACGTGGATGTTCTACCACCACACAACGCTTGAAACCAAACTGGTTCATGAATTTGTGAAGTTCGTCGAGAGCATCGATTTTACGAAAGACTTGTAG
- a CDS encoding AEC family transporter yields MTILLLILINIIFPVFALIGVGAFLHRKFKFDMNTLSKINTYLLMPVVSFENIYKSKIGGDTLLHIFVFLVLQAILLILVSNGVSKLAKFDRGLSVTFSNSVVLNNSGNYGLPVSQLVFADHPLGMSIQVVITIFQNLLTYTYGLLNVVSVHQNRWASLKEFFKTPVIYGILAGLLLNAFNIEIPLFLWTPIENVANAFLCMALITLGAQSATLKLTSFTLPLSLSLIGRLLLPPLLAIVLIYFLHLDGVTAQALLIASAYPTSRNSALFALEYNNHPEYAAQAVLLTTMFSSVTVALVVYAARILFAV; encoded by the coding sequence ATGACCATCCTGCTGTTGATCCTCATCAACATCATCTTTCCCGTTTTCGCCTTGATTGGCGTCGGGGCGTTCTTGCACCGGAAATTCAAATTCGATATGAACACCCTGTCAAAGATCAACACCTACCTGCTGATGCCGGTTGTCAGTTTTGAAAACATCTACAAGAGCAAGATTGGCGGCGATACGCTCCTCCACATCTTCGTGTTCTTGGTCTTGCAAGCGATCCTCTTGATTCTGGTAAGCAACGGAGTCTCCAAACTCGCGAAGTTCGACCGCGGGCTGTCCGTCACGTTCAGCAACAGCGTCGTGCTGAACAACTCGGGCAACTACGGACTGCCGGTCTCGCAATTGGTGTTTGCCGACCATCCGCTCGGGATGTCGATCCAAGTGGTGATCACGATCTTCCAGAACCTGCTCACCTACACCTACGGACTGCTCAACGTGGTCTCGGTCCATCAAAACCGCTGGGCTTCGTTGAAGGAATTTTTCAAAACTCCCGTGATCTACGGCATCCTCGCGGGGCTTTTGCTCAACGCGTTCAACATCGAGATTCCGCTGTTTCTCTGGACTCCGATTGAAAATGTCGCCAACGCGTTCCTGTGCATGGCCCTGATCACCTTGGGCGCGCAAAGTGCGACGCTGAAACTCACGTCCTTCACCCTGCCGCTTTCTCTGAGCTTGATCGGCCGGTTGCTTCTGCCCCCGTTGCTGGCCATTGTCCTCATTTACTTCTTGCATCTCGACGGCGTCACGGCACAAGCACTGCTGATCGCCTCCGCCTACCCCACTTCGCGCAACAGTGCGTTGTTCGCGCTGGAATACAACAACCACCCCGAGTACGCCGCCCAAGCGGTCTTGCTCACCACGATGTTCAGCTCCGTCACAGTCGCGCTCGTGGTGTACGCGGCGCGGATTCTCTTCGCCGTGTAA